A region of Vicia villosa cultivar HV-30 ecotype Madison, WI unplaced genomic scaffold, Vvil1.0 ctg.003886F_1_1, whole genome shotgun sequence DNA encodes the following proteins:
- the LOC131641614 gene encoding probable alpha-mannosidase At5g13980 translates to MGTDFKYQYAHAWYRQLDKLIHYVNKDGRVNALYSTPCIYTDAKYAANESWPIKTGDFFPYADRANGFWTGYFTSRPALKRYVRIMKGYYLAARQLEYFRG, encoded by the exons ATGGGAACAGATTTTAAGTATCAATACGCACATGCATGGTACCGGCAATTGGACAAGCTTATTCATTATGTGAACAAG GATGGACGTGTCAATGCTCTGTATTCTACGCCATGCATATATACTGATGCTAAATATGCTGCAAATGAGTCTTGGCCTATCAAAACTGGCGATTTCTTCCC CTATGCAGATCGTGCAAATGGTTTCTGGACAGGATACTTTACCAGTAGGCCAGCTTTGAAACGCTATGTCAGAATAATGAAAGGCTATTATTTG GCTGCAAGACAACTTGAATATTTTAGAGGGTGA